A window of Salmo trutta chromosome 31, fSalTru1.1, whole genome shotgun sequence contains these coding sequences:
- the LOC115170209 gene encoding uncharacterized protein LOC115170209 — MPIPYQCPATPGSYSLVHTIPKRFATKTVTKLDCHQAGLSPAGLSPSWTVTSWTVAKLDCHQPDCHQPDCHQPDCHQLDCHQLDCHQAGLSPSWTVTSRTVTSRTVTSRTVTKLDCHQAGLSPSWTVTKLDCRQAGLSPAGLSPAGLSPAGLSPAGLSPVGLSPSWTVTSRTVTSRTVTSWTVTSWTVTSWTVTSWTVTSHQAGLSPAGLSPSWTVTKLDCHQPDCHQLDCHQLDCHQLDCHKLDCHQLDCHQSPSWTVTSQTVTSQTVTSQTVTSWTVTSWTVTSQTVTSWTVRDCHQLDCHQSPSWTVTKLDCHQPDCHQLDCHQSDCHQLDCHQLDCHQPDCHQPDCHQPDCHQSPSWTVTSRTVTSRTVTSWTVTSWTVTSWTVTSHQAGLSPVGLSPAGLSPAGLSPAGLSPVGLSPVGLSPAGLSTVTSRTVTSWTVTSRTVDCHQPDCHQLDCHQPDCRLSPAGLSPVGLSPAGLSTVTSRTVTSWTVTSRTVDCHQPDCHQLDCHQPDCRLSPAGLSPVGLSPAGL; from the exons ATGCCCATACCTTATCAGTGTCCTGCCActcctgggtcatattcattagtgcacactatACCAAAACGCTTTGCAACAAAAACTGTCACCAAGCTGGACTGTCACCAAGCTGGACTGTCACCAGCCGGACTGTCACCAAGCTGGACTGTCACCAGTTGGACTGTCGCCAAGCTGGACTGTCACCAGCCGGACTGTCACCAGCCGGACTGTCACCAGCCGGACTGTCACCAGTTGGACTGTCACCAGTTGGACTGTCACCAAGCTGGACTGTCACCAAGCTGGACTGTCACCAGCCGGACTGTCACCAGCCGGACTGTCACCAGCCGGACTGTCACCAAGCTGGACTGTCACCAAGCTGGACTGTCACCAAGCTGGACTGTCACCAAGCTGGACTGTCGCCAAGCTGGACTGTCACCAGCCGGACTGTCACCAGCCGGACTGTCACCAGCCGGACTGTCACCAGCCGGACTGTCACCAGTTGGACTGTCGCCAAGCTGGACTGTCACCAGCCGGACTGTCACCAGCCGGACTGTCACCAGTTGGACTGTCACCAGTTGGACTGTCACCAGTTGGACTGTCACCAGTTGGACTGTCACCAGTCACCAAGCTGGACTGTCACCAGCCGGACTGTCACCAAGCTGGACTGTCACCAAGCTGGACTGTCACCAGCCGGACTGTCACCAGTTGGACTGTCACCAGTTGGACTGTCACCAGTTGGACTGTCACAAGTTGGACTGTCACCAGTTGGACTGTCACCAGTCACCAAGCTGGACTGTCACCAGCCAGACTGTCACCAGCCAGACTGTCACCAGCCAGACTGTCACCAGTTGGACTGTCACCAGTTGGACTGTCACCAGCCAGACTGTCACCAGTTGGACTGTCAGGGACTGTCACCAGTTGGACTGTCACCAGTCACCAAGCTGGACTGTCACCAAGCTGGACTGTCACCAGCCGGACTGTCACCAGTTGGACTGTCACCAGTCGGACTGTCACCAGCTGGACTGTCACCAGCTGGACTGTCACCAGCCGGACTGTCACCAGCCAGACTGTCACCAGCCGGACTGTCACCAGTCACCAAGCTGGACTGTCACCAGCCGGACTGTCACCAGCCGGACTGTCACCAGTTGGACTGTCACCAGTTGGACTGTCACCAGTTGGACTGTCAC CAGTCACCAAGCTGGACTGTCACCAGTTGGACTGTCACCAGCCGGACTGTCACCAGCTGGACTGTCACCAGCTGGACTGTCACCAGTTGGACTGTCACCAGTTGGACTGTCACCAGCCGGACTGTCGACTGTCACCAGCCGGACTGTCACCAGTTGGACTGTCACCAGCCGGACTGTCGACTGTCACCAGCCGGACTGTCACCAGTTGGACTGTCACCAGCCGGACTGTCGACTGTCACCAGCCGGACTGTCACCAGTTGGACTGTCACCAGCCGGACTGTCGACTGTCACCAGCCGGACTGTCACCAGTTGGACTGTCACCAGCCGGACTGTCGACTGTCACCAGCCGGACTGTCACCAGTTGGACTGTCACCAGCCGGACTGTCGACTGTCACCAGCCGGACTGTCACCAGTTGGACTGTCACCAGCCGGACTGTGA